The genomic DNA TGTCCTTCATCGCTCTGCTCATGATCGCCTACTTCGGTCTTCATGGGGCCGAAATGGCGACGGGTAACGCAGCCGTTACGTCTGCCGCTCCGGTCTCTGCGTTTGTTGCTTCGCTCTTCGCGGGGCTCTCTCCGGAGACCCTCCACATGGTAGCCACGGTATCCTGGTGGGTCCACGCGCTGGTACTCCTGGCATTCATCTGCTACCTGCCGGCAAGCAAGCACATGCATATTCTCACGGCGATACCGAACTGCTTCATGCAGACCCTCGGCCAGCCCAACACGCAGCCCAGGGAAGAGTTTGCTCCGGAAAAGAGTTACGGCGTAGGCCGTGTGGATCAGTTCACCTGGAAGGACATGTTCGACGGATATACCTGTACCGAGTGCGGCCGCTGCCAGGCCGCCTGCCCGGCTACGAATACAGGGAAATCGCTCAATCCTCGCCAGGTGGTGCATACGGTCAAGGCCAACCTGCTCATGAACGGCCCCCTCCTGGAGAGTGGAGGGAAGCCCGTCGTCCCGCTGATCGGCGAGGAGGGGGAGGGGACTAACACCCACGAGACCATCTGGTCGTGCACCACTTGCGGCGCCTGCCTGGAAGCCTGCCCCGTCTTTATCGAGCAGATGCCGAAGATCGTCAAGATGCGCCGCCATCTCGTGCAGATGGAGTCCAGTTTCCCCGAGGAGCTACTGAATCTCTTCGAGAACATGGAGCAGCGAAGCAATCCCTGGGGAATCGCACCGACGGAGCGCACCAAGTGGACCTCCACTATGGACGTGAAGCAGTTCAACGCGGACGAGACAGAGTACCTCTTCTACGTCGGGTGCGCAGGCTCCTTCGATTCCCGCCAGAAGCACGTAACCGTGGCCCTTGCCACCATATTCGACGCAGCAGGCCTTTCCTGGGGAATTCTCGGCCGGGAGGAGAAGTGCTGCGGCGAGAGTCTTCGCAGGCTCGGGAACGAATATGTCTTCGACCGGATGGCGCGGGAGAATGTACAGCTCTTCAAGGAGAAAAAGATCCGTAAGATCATTACCCAGTGTCCTCACTGTTTCTCGACCCTGAAAAACGATTACCGCCAGTACGGCTTGGAGGTGGAGGTTATCCATTATACGGAGCTGCTCCAGGACCTCCTCGGAGAGGGTAAGCTTCGCCTCAAACAGACCGTTAAAAATATGGGGAAAGTAGTCTTCCATGACTCCTGCTACCTGGGAAGGCACAACAATATCTATGACGCTCCACGCAATGTCATAGCGGCGGCTACCGGGACCGCTCCAGTGGAACCGGACCGGAACCGTAAAAACGGCTTCTGCTGCGGCGGCGGCGGCGGCAGAATGTGGATGGAGGAACATACCGGGGAGAGGATCAATATCAACCGCGTGACGGAGATGCTTGAAAAAAATCCGGATACCATCTGCGTCTCCTGCCCCTACTGCCTTACCATGATCGAGGATGGCCTTAAGGACAAGCGAGCGTCCCAGACAAGGGTGAAGGATGTGGCGGAACTCGTTGCCGAAGGTCTTCGCCCCCTCTGACCGGCGGGTCCGGCTGTTGGCCATGCTTGTAATCGTCCAGAATGATCCCCAAGTTCCCCTCGGCGCGTATGCGGATATGCTCCGCGAAGAGGGGACAGGCTTCTCCCTTTTCCGCCCCTTTGCGGGGGAGGAGCTTCCTCCGGCCGCCGAAGTGTCTGCAGCCATCATCCTCGGGGGCGCCATGGGGGTGCATGACTGCGGCCTTCATCCCTTTCTCGTACGAGTGAAACGATTCATCTCGGAACTTGTGGCTGGTGAGATTCCTCTCCTGGGGATCTGCCTGGGAGGGCAGTTGCTGGCCGATGCTCTCGGGGCCGAGGTCATAGCCGGTTCCCCCTGTGGAGAGAAAGGCACCCTTCCGGTGAGCTTGACGGAGGAGGGAGCCTGCGACCCGTTATTTTCCGGCATTCCCAGAGAGTTTGTCACGTTTCAATGGCATCAGGACAGCTTTGCAATCCCCGGGCAGGGGGTCCTGCTTGCATCTTCGATTGTCTGCCCAAACCAGGCCTTCCGGTACGAGAAATGTGCGTACGGCATCCAGTTTCATCCGGAGGTGACCCGCGAGATAGTGGAAGAGTGGGCGCTCTGGAGGCCTGAGACTGCGCAGCATCTTTCCTGCTTTCTGGTTGACTTCGATTCCCATCATTCTGTTTATGCTGCTGCTTCACGGAAACTGCTTAAAAACTTTCTGCGGATTGCCTCCCTGCATCCAGGATGTCTCAAGAACGCGCTGATCGCGCCTGTTTCTGCCTAATATTGCGGCAGCCGTGTCGACACCTTCCGCTCCTGCCGCTCTAACGGCCTTTTCTCTGCTGGCATGCCATGTGCTATCCCCATTTCATGGTTTACAGCGGCAACGAAGCCTCACAGCCATTCCGGCGTGGGGCTTTTTTCGTGGAAAGGAGGCAGCCATGAGAGAATGCACCGGAGAAGTCATTATAACGGACACTACGCTGCGTGACGGCGAACAGGCCGCAGGCGTGGTATTCAGCCTGGGCGAGAAAATGGCCATTGCCAGGATGCTTGATAGCATTGGCGTGCAGGAGCTTGAATGTGGTATACCAGCGATGGGTGAGGAAGAGCGGGCTTCCATACGAGCACTGGTCGATATGGGCCTCTCCGCTCGGCTCATCACGTGGAACAGGGCTGCCAAGGCCGACATAGAAGCAAGTCTCGACTGCGGCGTCAATGCCGTCGATCTCTCTCTGTCCGTCTCCGACATCATGATCGAGCGAAAGCTGCGAAAGAACCGCGAGTGGGTAAGGAATCAGCTGAAAGAAGCCCTCGGTTTCGCGAAGCAGCACAATCTCTATGTCTCCATAGGAGGGGAAGATGCGAGCCGCGCCGACATCTACTTCCTTATAGAACTCCTTGAGATAACGAAGGCGTTCGGTGGCGACCGTTTCCGTTTCTGCGATACCCTCGGTATTCTCGATCCCTTTTCCATGCATGAAAAAATCCGTGCCTTGCGGCGGGCGGTGCCTGACATGGACTTGGAGGTTCACACTCATAACGACCTCGGCATGGCAACGGCCAACGCCATCGCCGGAGCAAGGGGGGGAGCCCGGTTCGTCAGTACTACCGTCAACGGGCTAGGGGAACGGGCTGGAAATGCCGCACTCGAAGAGGTCGTTATGGCGCTCAGGCATGCCTGCGGGACCGATTGCGGCATCGAAACCAGGAGGTTGGGAGAACTCTCACGTCTCGTTGCGGACGCATCACGCAGGGTTGTGTCTGAATGGAAACCGGTGGTCGGAGAGCGCGTGTTTTCGCACGAATCGGGGGTGCACGCAGACGGGGTGCTCAAGGACCCGTCCAATTATGAAGGCTTCGACCCGGCAGAGGTAGGCCTGAGCAGGTTTTTTGTGGCGGGGAAGCACTCCGGTGGGAGCGGCCTGGCCGAGCGGTACCGGCAGCTTGGTATCTCTATCGGCAAGGGTGAGGCCTCCGTTCTCCTGAAGAAGGTGCGAGGGCTTGCCCAGCAGTTGAAGCGCCCACTTGACGACCGCGAGCTCATCGATCTTTATGGCTGTTTTTCGTGCAGACTGCATGCGGCCTGACCGGAGAGGCCGATATCCGGGTGCTGATGAATTCCTCCTTGATTGACCGGAAAAGGAAAGTTACATGAAGCTGATCAAACTGCTGGTCGTGGCCTGCACCTTGTTGACGACTGCGGCTGCACATGCCGAGCAGGTCACCATAGCGGCGGCGGCCGACCTGAAGTTCGCCATGGACGAGATCGTTGCCAGCTTCAGGAAGATGCATCCCGGCGACAAGATCCAGGTTACCTACGGCTCCTCGGGGAAGTTCCATACCCAGATACAACAGGGCGCCCCTTTCGACCTGTTTTTCTCCGCCGACATCACCTTCCCACAGGAGCTGGTGAGGTTGGGACTGGCAGCGTCTGAAGCCGCTCCGTATGCGCTCGGGCGGATCGTGCTCTGGAGCAATACCCTGGACGCGAGCAGGATGACGCTGGTTAGTCTGGCCGATCCCAGAATCACCCGGATCGCCCTGGCGAATCCGAAACATGCGCCGTACGGAAAACGGGCAGAAGAGGCGCTTCGGGCATCTGGCCTCTGGGATAAACTGCAGCCGAAACTGGTATTCGGCGAAAATATCGCTCAGACGGCCCAGTTCGTACAGAGCGGAAATGCACAGATCGGAATCATAGCTCTGTCGCTGGCGCTAAACCTTGAACTGGCAAAAAACGGGGGCTACTACCTCATCCCGGGAAACCTGCACAACCCGCTGGAACAGGGCTTCATCGTCACCAGGAAGGGGGCTGGGAAGGCCTCCGTCGGACGATTTGCCGAGTTTATGGGCACCAAATCAGCACGCGATGTATTGAAGAGGTACGGGTTCATCCCTTTGGGTGAAAAAACAGGCAAATAGGAAGGAACTATTGTGCTGCTGACCGACGGCGATATTCAGGCAATATGGCTTACCCTCAGACTGGCGGCTGTTGTGACAGCCATACTGCTTGTCCTGGGAACTCCTCTCGCGTGGTGGCTGGCAAGCACACGCTCGCGGCTCAAGGGTGCTGTCGGCGCCGTGGTAGCATTGCCTCTGGTGCTGCCCCCTTCAGTGCTCGGTTTTTACCTGCTTCTGGCGATGGGGCCAAACGGCCCGGTCGGCCACCTGACCGATATGATGGGACTCGGTACCTTGCCATTCACCTTCTGGGGGCTCGTGGTCGCCTCTGTTTTCTACTCATTTCCTTTCATGGTGCAGCCGCTGCAGAACGCCTTCGAGTCAATAGGTGATCGTCCCCTGGCGGTAGCTGCGACACTGGGAGCTTCCCGGCTCGATGCTTTCTTTACCGTGGCGGTCCCCCTCGCGCGTCCGGGATTCGTGACCGCCTCCATCCTGACTTTCGCCCACACCGTTGGAGAATTCGGCGTCGTGCTGATGATCGGCGGGAACATCCCTGGAGTTACGAAGGTAGCATCGGTGCAGATCTACGATCACGTAGAAGCCTTGGAGTACGCCCATGCCCACCGGATGTCAGCCGTGATGCTGATCTTTTCTTTCCTGGTGCTGCTCGCTCTCTACGTCTGGCGTCCCAATGCCCGTAGCGTCATCCGGGGGGAATAAATGCACCTTACCCTTAACGTACGGAAAATGTACGGAGACTTCACCCTGGCGGCGGATGTGGTTGTCTCCGGCGAGAGCGTCGGCATCTTCGGTGCCTCAGGCAGCGGCAAATCGACCATTGTTGGGATGCTTGCCGGGCTGGTGAAGCCGGATGCCGGGGAGATCGTGCTGGATGGTGAGTGTCTTTTCAGCAGCGAGAAGGGAATCGACCAGTCCCCCGGCAAGCGCCGCATAGCCGTAGTTTTTCAGCAGCACGAGCTTTTTCCCCATCTGAATGTGAAGAACAATCTGCTCTACGGCTACAGGCGTTGTAAGGCGGAGCATCGAAGGATCGACTTCGATCACCTGGTGGACGTTTTGCAGATCGCTCCATTTCTCGACCGGGAAATCGACAGCCTTTCCGGCGGAGAGAAACAGAGGGTGGCGATCGCTCGTGCAGTTCTTTCCAACCCGCGCCTCCTGCTGATGGACGAGCCACTTTCCGCTCTGGACGACAACCTGCGATTCCAGATCATTCCTTATCTGAAGAGTGTGAGTGAAGAATTCGCCATTCCCTACTTCTTCATCTCTCACTCCCTGGTTGAGATGCGGCTGATGGCGGAGCAGGTGCTCGTGGTGAAGGGAGGGAGTGTTGCCGAACAGACGACGCCGGATCTGCTTGCCCGCTCCAGAATGGGACGAAGCCCGGTAGGATACATAAACCTGCTTCGCCTCACCGACCCTCGCCCGGATAATGGCCTCCATGTCTATCGCTGGGGAGGGACCGATCTGGTTGTTTCAATGGGAGGTACGGCTCAGGAATCGGTTTTCGAGCTCTCTTCGAAAGACATGATCCTCTTCAAGAAGCACCCCGAAGCTATCAGCGCCAGGAACCTCCTCAGATGCAGGGTTACAGGTACTTTCTCCAGTGGAAACCGGGCGGGGGTGGAGCTGGACTGTTCCAGGGAGCGCCTTGTGGCGGAAGTGGTACCCTCTGCACTAGCCGATCTCGATATCTGCGAAGGGAGCGAGGTCTTCGTCGCCATCAAGGCCTCGGCTTTCCGCCCGCTGTTCTAGCTTCGAGTCCCGCCGGTCTGCTGATTTCGTCGCACCGTTTGCATAAAAAAGAGGCATGTTGGGGCCGTAATGGTGATGCGGCCCCTTTTTTCTTTCAAATTTTTTAATTCTGTAACGTCAACTGCCTGTAATTCCAGCAGTGCAAATTAGGTTTACCTAGTGGCATGCCTCGTGCTTTTTGGTTGAAGCAGCAGACGAGAGATTTTGATGTGATACGGACCAGGCAATGGCGCCTTTTCTCCAGGAGGGGAAAGGCGCCTTTTAGTTTGACTTTGGAGGAAAGGGGGTTGAAGACCCGGAGAGGTCGCTGAAGGGCAGTTCCTATTACACATTATTACAAAGGAGTATGACATGAAGAAGACAACCAAGATTGTTACCCTTGCAATGACGCTCATGATGGCTGCCGCAGGCTCGGCGATGGCCACCCCCTCTACCCAGATCTGGATTCCTTCCACGGACATTCAGCCTTTCGGAGTGGTCCACCTCAATATCGACAATTACTTCCGTGCATCCGGCGTCTCGAAAGCGGCATCACCCACCGGGAGGGATGCCAATGTCATGATGATCGGACCTACGGTAGGTATTCTCCCCTTTGAAAAGGTTCAGATGGAGATCGGGGCCGACTACATGGTGGTGGGAGGGGAGCCCAACGACAACCACCCGTTCGCGTTCAACGCAAAGCTGGGTACTCCGGAGAACTCGCTTTTCGATTTTTCGCCTGCTCTTGCGGTGGGGATATACAATGCGGGGCCTTCCCAGTCCGCTGCCAATGCTCCGCTAATCCTGAGCGGCCAGAACATAGTATACGGACTTGCAGCCAAGACCCTGCCCGTCATTGGCAGGATTTCCGCCGGTGGCTACCGCGGCGGCAAATCTGCACTTGTTGACGCCAATAATCCCGCTAAATCCGCAAATGAGGGCGTTCTTCTCTCCTGGGACCGGACCATGAGCGAGATTTCGGATAAGCTCTGGATGGCAGTCGACTACATGAGCGGCAACAACGTCAACGGCGCCATAAATTTCGGTGCTTCCTGGGCCTTCTCCAAGAATGTCTCGGTCATCTTCGCCTACGATGTCTACAAGGAGAAGGCGCTTGCCGGGAATAACACCTTCACCACGCAGGTCGACATCAATTTCCCCTAGTTTCCCGGCATGTGTCGCGGCAGGGGAGAGCAGGTTCCCCTGCCGGGGCAGCAGCGCAACCTGCATAACCACGGAGGCAGGCAATGAAGCTCATAGAAGCGGTAATCAAACCCTTTAAACTCGATGAAGTCAAAGACGCCCTCAACGAGATCGGCATTGAAGGAATTACGGTGAGTGAAGTCAAAGGATTCGGGAGGCAGAAGGGGCATACCGAGCTCTATCGCGGCGCTGAATACGTGGTGGACTTCATCCCGAAAGTGAAACTGGAGATTGCGGTGGACGACGAGCTCGTGCGGAAGGTCATCGACACGATAGAAGCCACTGCAAAGACCGGACGAATCGGCGACGGAAAGATCTTCGTGCTTCCCCTGGAGGAGGCGGTGAGGATCCGCACCGGGGAGACGGGGCATGACGCCATCTAGAGAAGGTTGTTGAAAAACAGCCATCTCGACGCCGTCCTCGAAAGCCGCCGTGTGCGGCGTAGCGCTGCTACGCCTCCGTGGGGCTTCCTGCGGGTGCGACGACCTGGCTATTTTTGAACAACCTCAGTTTTTCAGCAGGCGAACAAGAACCATATAAACGCTGACGGAGGTTCATATGAAGCTTAGAATCTGGATGACATATCTCATTGCTCTGCTTACCCTGGCGGCTCCTGTAGCGGCTTTAGCCGAGGAGGCAAAACCTGCCGCGGTCCAGGCTGTGACTGCCGCGACCGCACAGGAGGCGCCGGCTGCAGCGCCGGCTGCTGCTCCTGCCGATGCGGAGAAGCCCAAAACCGTCGATCCGGTGCTCAACACCGGTGATACTGCATGGATGCTCGTTTCGAGCGCCCTCGTGCTCTTCATGATTCCCGGCCTCGCTTTCTTCTATGGTGGCATGGTGCGGCAGAAGAACGTCCTCTCTACACTGATGCATTCCTTCGTGGCGATGGGGATCGTGGGGGTGCAATGGGCGGTGATAGGCTACTCCCTTGCGTTCGGTCCCGATGTCGGGGGAGGTCTCCTCGGAGATTTTTCCAAGGCCCTCCTGAACGGTCTCATCTCCTTCAAGGATGGCGCCCCCGTCTACACGCTCTTCCAGAACGTGGCCAGCGAGCCCGGCTCCATTCCCGAATACGTCTTCGCAATGTACCAGTGCATGTTCGCCATGATCACGGTTGCTCTGATTTCGGGCGCACTTGCCGAGCGGGTGAAGTTCTCCGCCTACTGCCTCTTCGTCCTGCTCTGGACCACACTGGTATATGATCCGCTGGCTCACTGGGTGTGGATGGTTGATGGCTGGCTCTTCAAGAAAGGCGCCCTCGATTTCGCAGGCGGTACCGTCGTCCATCTTTCATCCGGTATCTCCGCTCTCGCTGTTCTTATATTTCTTGGAAAGCGTCACGGATTCCCGCACGAGAGGATGGCGCCACACAGCCTTCCGCTGACGATGCTCGGAGTCGGAATGCTGTGGTTCGGCTGGTTCGGCTTCAATGCGGGATCCGCGATTGTCGGCGTGAACAACTCGGACGCTGCCGGAGGGCTGGCGGGCCTCGCTTTCGCAACTACAACCATTGCTCCTGCAGCTGCAGGTCTTTCCTGGATGCTCGCCGAATGGATTCATGCAGGCAAGCCTTCTGCCCTGGGCTTCGGATCAGGGGTCGTCGCCGGCCTGGTCGTCATCACTCCCGCCGCCGGATTCGTGCAGCCAGGAGCCGCAATCATCATGGGGCTGGCTGCCGGTGTGGTATGTTACCTGGGTGTCCTAATGAAGGCACGGCTCAAGTATGACGATTCTCTGGATGCCTTCGGTGTGCATGGTATCGGCGGCACCTTCGGCGCGATCCTTACGGGCGTTTTCGCATCGGTCGGTGCTACCGGCCTAATGTCCGGCAATTTCAGCCAGTTCATGACCCAGTTGATTGCCGTTGTTGCTGCAGGCGCCTATGCTTTCCTGGTGACCATCGGCATTGCTTTCCTCCTGGACAAAACCATCGGCCTGCGAGTGGAGAAAGAGGATGAAATCATGGGCCTCGATACGACTCAGCATTCGGAGAGTGCCTATAACTGAAACGTCCGTCCTTCATTGTTATGGCCGCCTTGATGGCGGCCTTTTTTTATAGGAAGGGTGCCGCTTTTTTTAGCACCCACTGCACGAAACGGTGCAGAACAGGGCCGTCATGCCGAAAGTTATGGGCGTGCCGTCAGTCAAATCAAAGGCTTATGCTGATGGCATATCTTATGCCTCTTTCTGAAGCAGCGATTCCTGTCTCGACTGCAGCCCGGCTGGACGGCCCCACGGAGGCCACGGAGCACGATGGAGAACCTGCTCGCGACATACCTGGAACCCGAAGATGGGGACACCGAACGGTTTCTCGATCAATTGGCAGTCAACGAGAAGATGTCGGAGCTGGGGCGGCTGACGGCAGGCATCGTGCACGAGTTGAATACCCCGCTTTCGGTGATAGTTTCCGCGGCGCAGCTGATCCTGCGGGAGCGGGATGTCCCGGAATACGTTGCCGAACTGGTGGAGCGGATCGGGGTCGAAGCGCAACGGCTGGCTCAGTTAACGAGAGGTATTCTCTCCTTTGCGGGCAACGGTGGCGGGAGCTGCGAAGCCGACATCAACGACGTGCTGCGCGAGGTCATGACCTTTCTGAAATACGAGGCGCAAAAGCGATCGATCACCGTGACCGAGTCGCTCGATTACAGCCTCCCTGCCATCACTACCGACAGCAACAGATTGAAGCAGATATTCATCAACCTCATCATGAACGCTCTTCAGGCAATGGAGGGGGGCGGTAATCTCAAACTTCAAACGACGTGGGGAAACGGGCGGGCAGAAATCGTGGTTGCCGATAGCGGGCCGGGGATCCCTGTGGAGCATCTCCACCTGATTTTTGATCCGTTCTTTACGACCAAGGCGCCGGAGAAGGGCACCGGCCTCGGGCTTTACATCACGAAGAGGCTTACGGAATCCCTCGGGGGTGACATCCGTGTGAACAGTACCCCGGGAAGGGGCGCAACATTCGTTATCTCCTTTCCCCTCTCTTCTACTTGACCGGCAATGGGTATCTTTCAGCCGCAGATACCTACCAGATTGACCTTCTCCCATCTCACCTCACAGCTGATCGAGCAGCAGAAGTGGTTCCTGCCGTTGAGCCTGCGTAGAATCATCTTTTCATTAGGTCCCAGCTGACCGCAAACTGCACATTTCACATTCATGATACGCTCCTGAAGTTTTGAATTAATATACTTTAACACGGGCCGCTTTTCAGTCAACGTGAGCCGGGAATTTCTCCACCGGCAGCCGACCTGCGCGGATTGACAGCCGTATGCTGAGGTCTACACTGTAATCAGGTCGACATTACACACCCGAGAGATCGGACGGTCCTATGGAGAAAGGAGGCAGCAATGAAGCGAATCGTACTTTTGTCGGCGGTACTGGTTTCCCTTGCCTTGTCCGGCTGTGCCAGCAAAGCGGGGACCGCGGGGGTGGGGGTTCTCGGAGGGGCGGCAGCCGGTGGGGGCGCCTATGAATACAGGTTGAATCAGGAGATGCAGAGGATCGAAGACGAGCATAAGGCAGGCAAGATGGAGAAGGAGGAGTACGAAGCACGGAAGGACACCATAAACAGGCTGAGTATCATCAAATAGTCCGGATGCAGGGAAGGCAGTGGCCAAGCCACTGCCTCCCCGAACCCTGCTGTCCGGTCATGTCCCCAACGCCTGCCGCAAATCCTGTTCGGGGGTAGTGGTCGGACCCAGTGCATAATTCTCCACCAGGAAGTTCAGCACCGCCGGCGAAACGTACGCCGGCAGCGAAGGCCCGAGCTTGATCCCCTTGATCCCCAGGTGCAGGAGCGTCAGCAGGATAACATGTGCTTTCTGCTCGTACCAGGAGAGGATCATGGAGAGGGGGAGGTCGTTTACCCCGCAATTGAAGGCGTCCGCCAGGGCCAGAGCTATTCTGACGGCGGAATAGGCATCGTTGCATTGACCCACATCGAGCAATCTCGGGATTCCGCCGATATCTCCGAAATCGAGACGGTTGAACCGGTTCTTGCCGCAGGCGAGGGTGAGAATGACGCAGTCTTTCGGAACCTGCTGCGCCAGGTCTGTGTAGTAGTTACGTCCCGGCTTCGCTCCGTCGCACCCTCCTATCAGGAAGAAGTGCCGAACAGCGCCGCTCTTGACGGCATCCACCACCGCTCCCGCCACTTTGAAGACGGCCTCGTGGCCGAATCCTACAAGTATTTCCTTCCCCGGATTTTCCGGGAGGTCGGGAAGAGCCAGTGCTTTCTCTATGACCGGAGTGAAATCGTACCCTTCCAGGTGCGGGATGCCGGGCCAAGCGACCTCTCCCCAGGTAAATACCCGGTCGGCGTAGGAGGCGTCGGGCCTCTGGATGCAGTTGGTGTTGAAGATGACCGCGCCGGGGAAATCGGGAAGTTCCCTGGTCTGGTTCTGCCATGCCCCTCCGAAGTTGCCGGCGAAGTGCTCATATTTTCTGAGGCCGGGATAGCCGTTTGCGGGGAGCATTTCACCATGGGTATACACATTTATGCCCTTTCCCGCGCTCTGTTTCAGGATTTCCTCCAGCATCGGCAGGTCGTGTCCCGAAACCACGATTCCTTTACCCGCACGGGTGCCGAGGTTGACCTTCATCGGCTCCTGGTCTCCGAAGCGCTCCGCATGTCCCTGATATAGGAGTTCCATCGTCCGCAGGTTCATCTTTCCGCACTCCAGGGAGAGCGCCACGAAATCCTTGAGCTGGAGTTTGGGGTCTGCCGTGGCGGCCAGGGCCCGATGGATGAAGGCGTAGATATCCTCATCTTCCTTACCCATTTCCGTTGCGTGCCAGGCGAACGCTCCCATCCCCATAAGCCCGTAGATCAGGATCTCGATGGTGGACAGAACGTCCGGGTCTTGATGCCACGTCAGCACTCCGTGCTTCCGCCCCTGGGCGACCAGCCCCTCTATGTTTTCCGCCGGAGTCCACCTTGCGGGTTCAGCGTCCAGCGGCCGTGCTGGTTCGTTCTTTCGCTCCCGATAGGCCTGCTCATAGAGGGTGCGTGCTTTTTCCTTGATCCTGTAGCAGTTATACAGCCTGCGGGAGATGTCCTCCGGGTCGAAGTTCACGTTCGTCACCCGGGTGAATAGCCCGTCGAGCATGAACAGGTCTATCTCCCGGTCCTTTGCCCCCAGTTCTCTCGCCCGGTGGGCATAAACCGCCACCCCCTTCAGCCCCTGGATCATCAGGTCGAGAAGGGCGGAGACCTTCGGGTCCTTGCCGCAGTTTCCCATTACTTCGCATCCGACTCCACGCGCCGCCTGCTCACACTGTCTGCAGAACATAGCTGATTCCATGGGAAGCTCCTTTATCGCAAATTTCTTTCTGGAAGTATGGCAGGAAGATGCGGATTTTCAATGTCTGCTGCTTCTTCTAAGTTTTTGACATTTTTACCGAAGCATTGTAGTTTGAAAAAAATTTTATTGGAGGGTGCTATGAAAAGAACTGTAGGATTGGTGCTTGTTGGTGCATCGCTTTTTCTCGGCGGCTGTATGGCAAAGATGACGGGGCCAGGCGGTGCCGGGGTCGACGTTTCCAAGATGACGCAGACCGAGATGGACTGCTTCATCCACGTACTCGGATTCGGCCCTTTCAAGAACGCGGTCCTCAAGCAGAAGGCTGATGTTGTCCAGTACAGCTTCGAGAACTATTTCGTTTGGGGAAGAGTCTGCGCGGAAGGGTACAAGAAGTAATTCATAAGAAGTTCC from Geobacter sp. DSM 9736 includes the following:
- the nifV gene encoding homocitrate synthase: MRECTGEVIITDTTLRDGEQAAGVVFSLGEKMAIARMLDSIGVQELECGIPAMGEEERASIRALVDMGLSARLITWNRAAKADIEASLDCGVNAVDLSLSVSDIMIERKLRKNREWVRNQLKEALGFAKQHNLYVSIGGEDASRADIYFLIELLEITKAFGGDRFRFCDTLGILDPFSMHEKIRALRRAVPDMDLEVHTHNDLGMATANAIAGARGGARFVSTTVNGLGERAGNAALEEVVMALRHACGTDCGIETRRLGELSRLVADASRRVVSEWKPVVGERVFSHESGVHADGVLKDPSNYEGFDPAEVGLSRFFVAGKHSGGSGLAERYRQLGISIGKGEASVLLKKVRGLAQQLKRPLDDRELIDLYGCFSCRLHAA
- the modC gene encoding molybdenum ABC transporter ATP-binding protein, translated to MHLTLNVRKMYGDFTLAADVVVSGESVGIFGASGSGKSTIVGMLAGLVKPDAGEIVLDGECLFSSEKGIDQSPGKRRIAVVFQQHELFPHLNVKNNLLYGYRRCKAEHRRIDFDHLVDVLQIAPFLDREIDSLSGGEKQRVAIARAVLSNPRLLLMDEPLSALDDNLRFQIIPYLKSVSEEFAIPYFFISHSLVEMRLMAEQVLVVKGGSVAEQTTPDLLARSRMGRSPVGYINLLRLTDPRPDNGLHVYRWGGTDLVVSMGGTAQESVFELSSKDMILFKKHPEAISARNLLRCRVTGTFSSGNRAGVELDCSRERLVAEVVPSALADLDICEGSEVFVAIKASAFRPLF
- the modA gene encoding molybdate ABC transporter substrate-binding protein, with amino-acid sequence MKLIKLLVVACTLLTTAAAHAEQVTIAAAADLKFAMDEIVASFRKMHPGDKIQVTYGSSGKFHTQIQQGAPFDLFFSADITFPQELVRLGLAASEAAPYALGRIVLWSNTLDASRMTLVSLADPRITRIALANPKHAPYGKRAEEALRASGLWDKLQPKLVFGENIAQTAQFVQSGNAQIGIIALSLALNLELAKNGGYYLIPGNLHNPLEQGFIVTRKGAGKASVGRFAEFMGTKSARDVLKRYGFIPLGEKTGK
- the modB gene encoding molybdate ABC transporter permease subunit; protein product: MLLTDGDIQAIWLTLRLAAVVTAILLVLGTPLAWWLASTRSRLKGAVGAVVALPLVLPPSVLGFYLLLAMGPNGPVGHLTDMMGLGTLPFTFWGLVVASVFYSFPFMVQPLQNAFESIGDRPLAVAATLGASRLDAFFTVAVPLARPGFVTASILTFAHTVGEFGVVLMIGGNIPGVTKVASVQIYDHVEALEYAHAHRMSAVMLIFSFLVLLALYVWRPNARSVIRGE
- a CDS encoding type 1 glutamine amidotransferase, with the protein product MPKVFAPSDRRVRLLAMLVIVQNDPQVPLGAYADMLREEGTGFSLFRPFAGEELPPAAEVSAAIILGGAMGVHDCGLHPFLVRVKRFISELVAGEIPLLGICLGGQLLADALGAEVIAGSPCGEKGTLPVSLTEEGACDPLFSGIPREFVTFQWHQDSFAIPGQGVLLASSIVCPNQAFRYEKCAYGIQFHPEVTREIVEEWALWRPETAQHLSCFLVDFDSHHSVYAAASRKLLKNFLRIASLHPGCLKNALIAPVSA
- a CDS encoding (Fe-S)-binding protein, encoding MTPNNPAIFAPLFIAALVFFAWSCYRRFRLLSLGQSENRFERPDLRIWDMLLYAFGQKRVVEKAFGINHFVIFWGFVILLLANADFLIQGMFPGVGLHLLPAGVHHALLFAFDAVSLLTLVSIMLAFGRRIFVNPDYLNTPYVKARSPEAFMILSFIALLMIAYFGLHGAEMATGNAAVTSAAPVSAFVASLFAGLSPETLHMVATVSWWVHALVLLAFICYLPASKHMHILTAIPNCFMQTLGQPNTQPREEFAPEKSYGVGRVDQFTWKDMFDGYTCTECGRCQAACPATNTGKSLNPRQVVHTVKANLLMNGPLLESGGKPVVPLIGEEGEGTNTHETIWSCTTCGACLEACPVFIEQMPKIVKMRRHLVQMESSFPEELLNLFENMEQRSNPWGIAPTERTKWTSTMDVKQFNADETEYLFYVGCAGSFDSRQKHVTVALATIFDAAGLSWGILGREEKCCGESLRRLGNEYVFDRMARENVQLFKEKKIRKIITQCPHCFSTLKNDYRQYGLEVEVIHYTELLQDLLGEGKLRLKQTVKNMGKVVFHDSCYLGRHNNIYDAPRNVIAAATGTAPVEPDRNRKNGFCCGGGGGRMWMEEHTGERININRVTEMLEKNPDTICVSCPYCLTMIEDGLKDKRASQTRVKDVAELVAEGLRPL
- a CDS encoding P-II family nitrogen regulator; this translates as MKLIEAVIKPFKLDEVKDALNEIGIEGITVSEVKGFGRQKGHTELYRGAEYVVDFIPKVKLEIAVDDELVRKVIDTIEATAKTGRIGDGKIFVLPLEEAVRIRTGETGHDAI